One segment of Nostoc flagelliforme CCNUN1 DNA contains the following:
- a CDS encoding ribbon-helix-helix domain-containing protein → MMNWQQIFVVLMSQSDRVQTSIYFPKDIHEALVRWAEEEDRPISNLVVRLVSKAVEERQNKQNPPQQ, encoded by the coding sequence ATGATGAACTGGCAACAAATCTTTGTAGTGTTGATGAGTCAGAGCGATCGCGTACAAACTTCCATATATTTCCCCAAAGATATCCACGAGGCTTTGGTGAGATGGGCTGAGGAAGAAGACCGTCCCATCAGTAATCTTGTTGTGCGGCTTGTGAGTAAGGCAGTTGAGGAGCGGCAAAACAAGCAGAATCCACCGCAACAATAA
- the cas12k gene encoding type V CRISPR-associated protein Cas12k (Type V-K CRISPR systems have also been known as with the large Cas12k protein, has also been known as type V-U5, and Cas12k as C2c5.) has protein sequence MSSNSKKDSNSQILRTIRCDLYTSEDVLRKVWEEMTEKNTPLIVQLLKTVSEQPEFEANKESGKITKKEITGLRKSLTEDSGRPYSSVDNLVKQVYSSWLTLYQKRKQQKEGKEYFLTHILKSDIELVEESNCDLSTIRSKAQEIIRKPEEFLNEINPKDTNNRQRKSSQKGRKKQHKSKEENKNFENSNTEASLTKDDSKSLTDTLYKIHRETKNILTRCAVAYLIKNDEKISNLEEENTKSLEKRRTEKEVEIKRLEKQIQNTRLPNGRDITGDTYTKAFDNLINQVPKDNDECAIWIANLLNKISSLPYPIHYVYSDLTWYKTEEGNIMVYFNGWKDYKFQICCNQRQLHLFERFLEDHKVFKKSEKSGEKLSASLFTLRSVQLLWQQKEPNKVRLRRKDKSEKVKLKYASPSPKPKSQNTTEVKNSDPNRIESEPWKVYKLALHCTYDARLWTAEGTEEARKQNVDKTQKQINQAEENENLDEQQQKQLKKNKSSLSRLNNSFLRPSKPIYQGQSNIIVGVSFHPVELVTLAVVDINTKEFILNKTAKQLLGDSSYLLSRRRRQQVHFRKKREQAQKKDSPCNIGESQLGEYVDKLLAKRIVGVAKQYQASSIVLLRSKNITEIRTSIIQAKAQTKFQGGRIMSISNTYSQ, from the coding sequence ATGAGTAGCAATAGTAAGAAGGATTCCAACAGTCAAATTTTAAGAACTATACGATGCGATCTTTATACTAGCGAGGATGTACTTCGTAAAGTATGGGAAGAAATGACTGAAAAGAACACTCCTCTGATTGTTCAATTGCTAAAGACTGTAAGTGAGCAACCAGAATTTGAAGCCAATAAAGAAAGTGGAAAAATAACTAAAAAAGAAATCACAGGATTACGTAAATCTCTGACAGAAGATTCAGGCCGTCCTTACTCATCAGTAGATAATTTAGTGAAACAAGTGTATTCTTCATGGCTGACTTTATATCAAAAACGAAAACAGCAGAAAGAGGGTAAAGAGTATTTTCTAACCCATATACTTAAAAGTGATATTGAACTTGTAGAAGAAAGTAATTGTGATTTATCGACTATACGTTCTAAAGCACAAGAGATTATTCGTAAACCAGAAGAATTCTTAAACGAAATTAATCCTAAAGATACGAATAATAGACAGAGAAAATCAAGTCAAAAAGGACGTAAGAAGCAACACAAATCAAAAGAAGAAAATAAAAATTTTGAAAATTCCAATACTGAAGCAAGTCTCACGAAAGATGATTCCAAATCATTGACAGATACATTATACAAAATTCACAGAGAAACAAAAAATATTCTAACACGCTGTGCAGTTGCTTACCTGATAAAGAATGATGAAAAAATCAGCAACCTAGAAGAGGAAAATACCAAAAGCTTAGAAAAACGTCGTACTGAGAAAGAAGTCGAGATTAAACGTTTGGAAAAGCAAATTCAAAATACTCGATTACCTAATGGTAGAGATATAACTGGAGACACATATACTAAGGCATTTGACAACCTAATTAATCAAGTACCTAAAGATAATGATGAGTGTGCAATTTGGATAGCTAATTTGTTAAACAAAATATCATCTTTGCCATACCCTATACATTATGTATATAGTGATTTAACTTGGTATAAAACCGAAGAAGGAAATATTATGGTTTACTTCAATGGTTGGAAAGATTATAAGTTCCAAATTTGCTGTAATCAACGCCAACTTCATTTATTTGAACGCTTTCTTGAAGATCACAAAGTTTTTAAAAAAAGCGAAAAAAGTGGAGAAAAACTTTCAGCAAGCTTGTTTACACTACGTTCTGTACAGTTACTATGGCAACAAAAGGAACCCAATAAAGTTCGGTTAAGGAGGAAAGATAAAAGTGAAAAGGTGAAATTAAAATATGCATCCCCTTCCCCCAAACCCAAGTCCCAGAACACAACTGAGGTGAAGAATTCTGATCCTAACCGTATTGAGAGTGAACCCTGGAAAGTTTATAAATTAGCTTTACATTGTACCTATGATGCTCGTTTATGGACAGCAGAGGGTACTGAAGAAGCAAGAAAGCAAAACGTTGATAAGACACAAAAACAAATCAATCAAGCAGAAGAAAATGAAAATTTAGATGAACAGCAACAAAAACAACTAAAGAAAAATAAATCTTCATTATCTCGACTGAATAATTCTTTCCTTCGTCCCAGTAAGCCAATTTATCAAGGTCAATCTAACATAATTGTTGGCGTGAGTTTTCATCCTGTTGAATTAGTAACACTTGCTGTGGTGGATATAAATACTAAAGAATTTATCCTTAATAAAACAGCCAAACAGTTACTAGGTGATTCTTCTTACTTGTTAAGTCGTAGACGACGACAACAAGTGCATTTTCGTAAAAAAAGAGAACAAGCTCAGAAAAAAGATTCACCCTGTAATATTGGAGAATCACAACTAGGAGAATACGTTGATAAGTTATTAGCCAAGAGAATAGTAGGAGTCGCCAAGCAATATCAGGCAAGTTCCATTGTATTACTTAGATCAAAAAACATAACGGAAATTCGTACCAGCATAATTCAAGCAAAAGCTCAAACCAAATTCCAGGGCGGCCGCATCATGTCAATAAGCAACACATATTCTCAATAG
- a CDS encoding transposase produces the protein MKNPLNYIQEYPHRTKQILGITKRQFQELLAQAEMQHKKLQAERERKKIRINQKGGGRKPKLEIKEEVCLCLFYLRQMPTFEVLGLHFGISKTEANDTFHYWLEILRKVLPSSLLEQVEKHDSDYAIAIELLTEFQLIVDSMEQPRARPSDNQEQKKYFSGKKRQHTFKNQFVTLPEGKDIVDVEVGEKGPTSDINLFRGQQEKFDNNQMFEGDKALSRRKEY, from the coding sequence ATGAAAAATCCACTTAATTATATTCAAGAATATCCACATCGTACAAAACAAATACTGGGAATAACTAAGCGTCAGTTTCAAGAGTTGTTAGCCCAAGCTGAAATGCAGCATAAAAAACTTCAAGCTGAGAGAGAACGTAAAAAGATACGTATAAATCAGAAAGGAGGAGGGCGGAAACCGAAACTAGAGATAAAAGAAGAGGTATGTCTATGCTTGTTCTATTTGAGGCAAATGCCAACATTTGAGGTTTTAGGTTTGCATTTCGGTATATCCAAAACGGAAGCAAACGACACATTTCATTACTGGCTAGAGATATTACGAAAGGTTTTGCCTTCTAGTCTTCTTGAACAGGTAGAAAAACATGATAGCGATTATGCGATCGCTATAGAACTATTGACGGAGTTTCAGTTAATAGTGGACAGCATGGAGCAGCCACGAGCAAGACCTTCAGACAATCAGGAGCAAAAAAAGTATTTTTCAGGTAAGAAGAGACAGCACACATTTAAAAATCAGTTTGTCACCTTACCAGAAGGAAAAGATATTGTCGATGTAGAAGTAGGAGAAAAAGGACCCACCAGTGATATTAACTTATTTCGAGGGCAACAAGAAAAGTTCGATAACAACCAAATGTTTGAAGGGGATAAAGCTTTATCTCGGAGGAAAGAATATTAG
- a CDS encoding transposase family protein, with product MILTYFEGNKKSSITTKCLKGIKLYLGGKNISTPQKKPRKGELTSEQKARNKEFSSKRIFVEHVIRLVKIFRVAQQRFPLNSQSYEQVILTICGLVRLRIGSLVLPIS from the coding sequence GTGATATTAACTTATTTCGAGGGCAACAAGAAAAGTTCGATAACAACCAAATGTTTGAAGGGGATAAAGCTTTATCTCGGAGGAAAGAATATTAGCACACCTCAGAAGAAACCACGTAAAGGAGAATTAACCTCAGAACAAAAGGCACGAAACAAAGAGTTTTCTAGCAAGCGTATTTTTGTTGAACACGTCATTAGACTTGTAAAAATATTCCGGGTAGCTCAACAAAGATTTCCTCTAAATTCCCAAAGTTACGAACAAGTAATTCTTACTATTTGTGGTTTGGTTAGATTAAGAATTGGTTCATTAGTTTTGCCCATTTCATAA
- a CDS encoding HAD family hydrolase, which yields MSLKAVLFDFNGVIINDEPIHLQLIDEILIEENLQPQRLSERQASLGRSDRACFQQLLANRGRVGNENYLTQLLYRKAQAYVVELEKIEKLPLYPGVEDLIFQVRSRNLKLGLVSGAIRQEIELVLYRAKLAEHFKIIVAGDDITTSKPEPDGYLLAVKRLNKEYPELNLQPHECLAIEDTPAGIEAAKRLHMQVVGVANTYPFHMLQRCCNWTVDYLSDLELERVQKVYSQKQPQPSATEC from the coding sequence ATGAGTTTAAAGGCAGTTCTCTTTGATTTTAATGGTGTCATCATTAACGATGAGCCAATCCACCTGCAACTGATAGATGAGATTCTCATTGAAGAAAATCTCCAACCCCAACGCCTAAGTGAGCGTCAAGCTTCTTTGGGACGCAGCGATCGCGCTTGTTTTCAGCAACTACTCGCTAATCGTGGTAGAGTCGGTAACGAAAACTATTTAACTCAGTTGCTGTACCGCAAAGCCCAAGCCTATGTGGTGGAACTAGAGAAAATCGAGAAACTGCCTTTATATCCAGGCGTAGAAGACTTAATATTTCAGGTGCGATCGCGGAATCTGAAACTAGGATTAGTTAGTGGCGCTATTCGCCAAGAAATAGAATTGGTACTCTATCGAGCTAAACTGGCTGAACATTTTAAAATTATCGTCGCGGGTGATGACATTACCACCAGTAAACCAGAACCCGATGGTTATCTACTGGCAGTGAAACGCCTAAATAAAGAATATCCAGAATTGAATCTTCAACCACACGAGTGTCTGGCAATTGAAGATACTCCAGCAGGTATCGAAGCGGCGAAGCGATTGCACATGCAAGTAGTTGGGGTAGCGAATACTTACCCATTCCACATGCTCCAGCGCTGCTGTAACTGGACTGTTGATTATCTCAGTGATTTGGAACTCGAACGGGTGCAGAAGGTTTATTCTCAAAAACAGCCTCAGCCATCGGCAACTGAATGTTAG
- a CDS encoding class I SAM-dependent methyltransferase, producing the protein MAVRQDTIWERFLSPVVRLLIDEDGLRRYADSIDWEKECDRYRRDDVIIPSYYSSQNFHGVTGGYLNYGAAVSYDPITQYVVPPNESIVRQALIDAVKVKPRRILDLGCGTGSTTLMLKQAFPEAEVIGLDLSPYMLVRAEDKARNAGLGIVWRHGNAEKTGFRDATFDLVTASLLFHETPDAVSQAILRESFRLLVAGGQVLILDGNQKTLRQLEWLNDVFEEPYIREYAAGSVDANMGAAGFESVRSHDVWWINQVTSGVKPIATENIRRYTPTSIDNDLEGFGSPAFGIRA; encoded by the coding sequence ATGGCAGTGCGTCAAGATACAATCTGGGAACGTTTTTTATCCCCTGTAGTGCGTCTTTTGATTGATGAAGACGGGTTACGGCGTTACGCTGATAGTATTGACTGGGAGAAAGAGTGCGATCGCTATCGACGAGATGATGTGATAATTCCCTCGTACTACAGCAGTCAAAACTTTCACGGTGTTACAGGCGGATATCTGAATTACGGTGCAGCAGTTAGTTACGATCCGATTACCCAATATGTTGTGCCGCCGAATGAAAGTATTGTCCGTCAGGCTTTAATTGATGCTGTCAAGGTAAAACCACGACGCATACTTGATTTAGGCTGCGGTACAGGTTCCACTACTTTAATGTTAAAGCAGGCTTTCCCTGAAGCGGAAGTTATTGGTTTGGATTTATCACCCTATATGTTGGTAAGGGCAGAAGATAAAGCTAGAAATGCTGGTTTAGGTATAGTCTGGCGACACGGGAATGCAGAAAAAACTGGGTTCAGAGATGCAACATTTGACTTAGTGACAGCTTCTTTGCTATTCCACGAAACACCAGATGCGGTGTCTCAAGCAATTCTGCGGGAAAGCTTCCGGTTGCTGGTAGCTGGAGGGCAAGTATTAATTCTCGATGGGAATCAGAAGACTCTGCGTCAGTTAGAATGGCTTAATGATGTTTTTGAGGAGCCATATATTCGTGAGTATGCTGCTGGTAGCGTGGACGCGAATATGGGTGCAGCCGGATTTGAAAGTGTGCGATCGCACGATGTATGGTGGATAAATCAGGTAACTAGCGGTGTTAAACCAATAGCAACCGAAAATATCCGTCGGTATACTCCCACATCAATAGATAATGATTTGGAGGGATTTGGATCTCCAGCATTTGGCATAAGGGCATGA
- a CDS encoding RtcB family protein: MPYEKLEITTPAPVLSWANHSLGPEETKMAKNVASLPFVFKHVALMPDVHLGKGALVGSVIATKEAIIPAAVGVDIGCGMSAIKTSFTAEQLEGKLKKIRLDIEAAIPTGFNENKDIEKSVSNWQHWDDFKDLHRGVQDLQSKAMKQMGSLGGGNHFIEVCLDTENQVWLMLHSGSRNIGNKLAQCHIHTARELAKMAGNKLPDPDLAHFVAGTPEFKAYWHDLQWSQNYARVNRDVMMARFKHIVEKHLAGGKATKPLLQVNCHHNYAEKEVHFDEDVYVTRKGAVRAQTEDYGIIPGSMGAKSFIVKGKGNAHSFCSCSHGAGRLMSRNKAKNVYTLDDLIEQTNGVECRKDEGVLDEIPGAYKPIEEVMRNQADLVEVVATLKQVLCVKG; the protein is encoded by the coding sequence ATGCCCTACGAAAAGTTAGAAATTACCACACCAGCACCCGTTCTCTCTTGGGCGAATCACTCTTTAGGTCCAGAAGAAACCAAGATGGCAAAGAATGTTGCATCGTTACCATTTGTGTTTAAGCATGTCGCGTTAATGCCAGATGTTCACTTAGGAAAAGGTGCCTTAGTTGGTTCTGTAATTGCAACCAAAGAAGCAATTATCCCAGCAGCTGTAGGTGTGGATATCGGTTGTGGGATGAGCGCTATCAAAACATCATTTACCGCCGAACAACTCGAAGGTAAACTGAAGAAAATCCGCTTGGATATTGAAGCAGCAATTCCTACTGGATTTAACGAAAACAAAGACATTGAAAAATCTGTTAGCAATTGGCAACACTGGGATGATTTTAAAGACTTGCATCGCGGCGTGCAAGACCTACAAAGTAAAGCAATGAAACAGATGGGTTCTCTGGGTGGAGGAAACCATTTTATTGAAGTGTGCCTTGATACAGAGAATCAAGTTTGGCTGATGCTGCATTCTGGTTCGCGTAACATCGGCAATAAACTCGCCCAATGTCATATTCATACAGCCAGAGAATTAGCAAAAATGGCTGGTAATAAATTGCCTGACCCTGATTTAGCTCACTTTGTCGCTGGTACGCCAGAATTTAAAGCATATTGGCACGATTTGCAATGGTCACAAAACTATGCGCGTGTCAACCGCGATGTAATGATGGCGCGTTTTAAGCATATTGTCGAGAAGCATTTAGCAGGTGGGAAGGCAACTAAACCTTTATTGCAGGTTAATTGTCATCACAATTACGCCGAAAAAGAAGTGCATTTTGATGAGGATGTTTACGTTACTCGTAAAGGTGCAGTCCGCGCCCAGACTGAAGATTATGGGATTATTCCTGGTTCGATGGGGGCAAAGTCTTTCATTGTTAAGGGTAAAGGTAATGCCCACAGTTTTTGTTCTTGTTCTCACGGTGCAGGGCGTTTAATGTCTAGAAATAAGGCAAAAAATGTCTATACACTAGATGATTTGATAGAGCAAACAAATGGCGTAGAATGCCGCAAAGATGAGGGTGTGTTAGATGAGATTCCTGGTGCTTATAAGCCGATAGAAGAAGTTATGAGGAATCAAGCGGATTTGGTCGAGGTTGTAGCGACTCTCAAGCAAGTTCTTTGTGTTAAGGGATAA
- a CDS encoding helix-turn-helix domain-containing protein, which translates to MKSEQLSAIHVASGNLVSMSSKPPILSSTNHWNGIVLEQHYLPAFECPELCLQQHSINIWLGNSCQIDWRLAGGRLHTTQMRRGLVNVTPKGIPTQARWHQEIKFLLVSFDSSLFKRVADELIVGSYRTIEIIPQRGVCDRQIFHLGMALKIELEAGCPSGKLYGESVAIALAAHLLKTYSGTRQLIAEFEVNLSKHQLREVIDYIYDNIALELTLVELASLVNMSSYSFCRWFKHLMGLSPHQYVIQCRIERAKFLLTYTQLPIIEIALQVGCSSQSNFTTLFRKHIGITPKAYRKMI; encoded by the coding sequence ATGAAATCTGAACAACTCTCAGCCATTCATGTGGCAAGCGGAAATCTTGTGTCGATGAGCAGCAAACCTCCTATTTTATCTAGCACTAATCACTGGAACGGGATTGTACTTGAACAGCATTATTTACCCGCCTTTGAATGTCCAGAGCTTTGTTTACAGCAGCACAGCATTAATATTTGGCTTGGTAATTCATGTCAAATAGATTGGCGGCTAGCAGGTGGAAGGTTACACACTACGCAGATGAGGAGAGGTTTGGTTAATGTCACTCCAAAGGGGATTCCGACTCAAGCGCGTTGGCATCAAGAAATAAAATTTCTTCTAGTTTCTTTTGATTCCAGTTTATTTAAAAGAGTAGCAGATGAGCTGATCGTTGGGAGCTATCGCACTATCGAAATTATCCCACAGCGCGGAGTCTGCGATCGCCAAATTTTTCATCTGGGAATGGCACTCAAAATAGAGCTTGAAGCCGGATGTCCATCTGGTAAACTATATGGTGAATCAGTTGCGATCGCTCTAGCAGCCCATCTCCTCAAGACTTATTCTGGAACACGGCAACTAATTGCAGAGTTTGAGGTTAATCTTTCCAAGCATCAATTACGGGAGGTAATTGATTATATTTATGACAACATAGCACTAGAATTAACGCTGGTAGAACTGGCTAGTCTAGTGAATATGAGTTCTTATTCATTCTGTCGTTGGTTTAAACATTTAATGGGTCTTTCTCCACATCAATACGTTATTCAATGCCGGATTGAGCGAGCTAAATTTTTACTCACTTATACTCAATTACCTATTATCGAAATTGCACTTCAAGTTGGCTGTTCTAGCCAAAGCAACTTTACTACCCTTTTTCGGAAGCATATAGGAATCACACCCAAAGCATATAGAAAAATGATATAG
- a CDS encoding class I SAM-dependent methyltransferase → MQNSQYEQQYKKKVIDFFDSRTSYDNDYTIHRALPLLDLVQLKKGQKVLDMATGTGIIAIAVSQIIGSEGKVTGVDFSSVMLAQAQQKIEELGLQNIELIEADAEYIDFNDESFDIILCSTAIVYFKDIPAALRKWYHFLKPGGTVGFSCCSEESCGAPLIIEICNKHGISLTSINEPTGTPEKCHHLLAEVGFKDIEVKTQQLGFYRNLEQAKEWNGEWFHPRENPLLQVSSEQMAQLKAEYSQKTEAEATEQGAWYENLTFFITARKV, encoded by the coding sequence ATGCAAAATAGCCAATACGAACAACAGTATAAGAAAAAAGTAATTGATTTCTTCGATAGCAGAACTAGCTATGACAACGATTATACAATTCATCGCGCTCTCCCCCTACTAGATTTAGTTCAACTAAAAAAGGGACAAAAAGTATTGGATATGGCAACTGGCACAGGTATCATTGCCATTGCTGTTTCGCAAATTATTGGTTCCGAAGGAAAAGTCACTGGAGTAGATTTTTCTTCAGTGATGCTAGCTCAAGCACAACAGAAAATTGAAGAATTAGGCTTACAAAATATTGAACTTATTGAAGCCGACGCTGAATATATTGACTTCAATGATGAGAGTTTCGATATAATTCTTTGCTCTACAGCAATAGTCTATTTTAAAGACATTCCTGCTGCTCTACGTAAATGGTATCATTTTCTCAAACCAGGAGGAACTGTCGGTTTTTCTTGTTGCTCTGAGGAATCTTGTGGAGCGCCACTTATAATAGAAATCTGTAACAAACATGGCATTTCGCTGACAAGTATCAATGAGCCAACAGGCACACCCGAAAAATGTCATCATCTGCTTGCAGAAGTTGGTTTTAAAGATATTGAAGTGAAGACTCAACAACTAGGTTTCTATCGCAATCTAGAGCAAGCTAAAGAATGGAATGGAGAATGGTTTCATCCTAGAGAAAATCCCTTGTTACAGGTTTCATCAGAGCAAATGGCACAATTAAAAGCAGAATATAGTCAAAAAACTGAAGCAGAAGCAACTGAACAAGGAGCTTGGTACGAAAATTTGACTTTTTTTATAACTGCTAGAAAGGTTTAA